The Nocardia sp. NBC_00508 nucleotide sequence GAACTGGCTCGCTACGCGGTTCTGTTACGCAACCGGACGCGCCTGATCCACCCCGGCGTGCTGTTCGCCTCGGACGCGCTGGTCGTGCTCGCGGGAGTGTTCGCGCTCGTGTTCGCGCTGCTGGCGGCCATCGGTACGCTCGGAAGGCTGATCGAGATCAGACAGGCGGTTTACGCCGAGGCGGGGCAGCGCGACCCGCGTTCGCCGCGGGTGCTCGCGTTCGGTTGCCTGGTTCCGGTGGTCAACCTGTTGTGGCCGGGGATCTTCCTGACCGAGGTGGCCGCCCTGCGTGGTGACCCGCGGTCGCGGCGCGCGATTCGGATCTGGTGGGCGGCCTGGGTTGTCGGCGGCGGCGTCGCGCTGGCCGCGCTGCTGTGGCGGAATGCCGACTCGTTGCAGGTCAAGGCGGACGGAGTGCTGTTCACCGCGTTCGCCGATGCGATTGCCGCCGTGGTAGCGCTGCTCACCCTGTGGGTGCTGCGCACGATCGATGGACGTGATCTGCTCGGGCGCAGCCGGAGCGCACGCCGCTGGCTGATCGCGGTCGATCCCGCCGTACCGGTGATCGAGCCGGTCCATCCGGGCGGCACGGCCGACTCGGCACCCCAGACGACCGCCGCGCCCGCACACGAGAACAACGGTGCTGGGGACCGTGAGCAGGAGGAGGTTATGGCCAAGTGAGCCAGGGCAATCGCGCGCCATTCGTCGTCGCACATCGAGGCGCCTCGGCGGCGCGTCCCGAACACACACTCGCCGCCTACGAGCTGGCGCTGCAGGAGGGCGCCGATGGCGTCGAATGCGACGTCCGGCTGACCAGGGACGGGCATCTGGTATGCGTGCACGACCGCACGGTCGACCGGACCTCCTCGGGCAGCGGGCTGGTCAGCGAGATGACCCTGGACGAACTGCGGGAGCTCGACTTCGGCGCCGACGGCGCGCCCGCCTCGGTGCTGACCCTCAGCGAGCTGATCAGCCTGGTGCTGGATTGGCGCAGCAGGCCCACCAAGCTGTTCATCGAGACCAAGCATCCGGTCCGCTACGGCGCACTGGTGGAGAACAAGCTGCTGGCCGAGCTCCAGCGATTCGGCATCGCCACCCCCGCCTCGGCCGACCACTCGCGGGCGGTGGTGATGTCCTTCGCGGCCACCGCGGTCTGGCGTATCCGCCGCGCCGCCCCGCTGCTGCCCACCGTTCTGCTCGGCGAATCCTCCCGCTACCTGGGAGGATCCGCCGCGACCACGGTCGGTGCCACCGCGGTAGGCCCCTCGGTGAAGACGCTGCGCGAGCATCCCGAGCTGGTCGACAAGGCGGCCGCCGCTGGACGCGCCACCTACTGCTGGACGGTCGACGAACCCGGCGACATCCAGCTCTGCGCCGACCTCGGCGTCAGCTGGATCGCCACCAATCACCCGGGACGCACCAAGTCGCTGCTCGACGCCGCCTGAACCGGTTGCGCACGGCGACCGGGGCCGGTTAGACCGTCCTCGACGGTGTACGGCGAGACAGGGGAGGCACGGCCCGCTGGTCCGCTGTTGCGCCGTTTACTACAACTGGCCGATGGGTCGGCGATGCAGTCGCCAGTGCAGCAGCGGCGCGCCGGTATCTCCCGTAGACGTCTGGTGCATCGGATTTCGCGCGACGTGTCCAAATGGGCCCCGCTTCGCTTTTCGAGCGCAGCGGGCCCGAGCATTGCCTGTTCGTGGCCCGGCTCGCGTCCGAGTGGCTGTGGGTTGGCGATGCAGTCGTCGGTCCTCCAGCGGCGTGCCTGTTTCACCCGTGGACATCTGGTGCATCGGATTTCGCGCGACGTGTCCAAATGGGCCCCGCTTCGCTTTTCGAGCGCAGCGGGCCCGAGCATTGCCTGTTCGTGGCCCGGCTCGCGTCCGAGTGGCTGTGGGTTGGCGATGCAGTCGTCGGTCCTCCAGCGGCGTGCCTGTTTCACCCGTGGACATCTGGTGCATCGGATTTCGCGCGACGTGTCCAAATGGGCCCCGCTTCGCTTTTCGAGCGCAGCGAGATCGAGCATTGCCTGTTCGTGGCCCGGCTCGCGTCCGAGTGGCCGCCGCGTCCGCGACGAAGTCGCCAGTGGCGGTCGCTCGGACGCGAGCCATAAGGGGGCCGCGAACACGCAGCGCCGCAGGCGCTGCCAAAACCAACACAGCACCCTGTAGGTTGAGCCCTCGTGGGTAAGAGCAAGCGCAACAGTCCAAAGCCCGGCGGGAACCGGGCGCAGCGTCTCGCCGAGCGACGGGCAGCGCAAGAGCAGGCGGCACAGGCCGTCACGCGTCCGTTCGAGGGCTTGGCCGCGGAGTGCGATCTGGTCGCACTACGCGAGTTCGTTCCGTCGGCCACCGCGCGGTTGACGCTGTCGCCCTCGGTCGCCGCCGAGCGCCCGGTCGTGCTCGCCACGGTGCTGCCCGGCGCGGTGGCCGCGCTGGTGCGTGCCGGTGACGAGCCCAGCGGCTACGTCGGTGCGCAGGTGCAGTTCCAGGGCGCCGACCCGGCTGCGGATCTGGCCGCGGCGATTCTGTGGACGCAGTCCGCCGAGCCCGGTGATTCGCTCACGTCGGTGGAGAGCGTTTCGGGCGGACCGCGGCTGGCCGACGTCATCGAGCCCGCCGCAGCCCTGGACGTGACCGTGCACCAGGACTTCGACTGGTGGGTGCCGGAGGGCGTGGAGCCGGATCAGCAGGTTGCCGCGACCATCGAGCAGGCCGAGCAGGCGATCATGCCGTCCGCGCGGCTCGCGCTGGACCCGGACGCGATCGGTGCGGCGTGGTGGGTGCACGCGGGCGAGAAGGCGCACATTCGCTGGGTGCGGCCCGAGGACGAGGACGATCTGATGCTGGCTTTGGCCCGCGTGCACGCCGGGGGTGGCCTGCATCTGGGCGAGGGCTCGCGGTTCGCCGGTTCCTTCCGCACGCACGGTGTGCTCGTCCCGGTATTCGACCTGGACCCCGAGCGGCACTCCGACGAGTGGGTGAAGCCCGCGGTCGAGTTCGGCGCTCGATTGTCCGAGGCACTGGCCACCGATGCGCCGTTGACGGCCGACGAGCGGCGTTCCCGCGATGGCCTGCGGTCGCGTCAGGTCACACTGCGCTGAGCTGTGTTGTTTCCGCAGCGCTTACGGCGCTGCGGGTTCGCAGCCCCTTTATGGCTGAGCGACCGTCGCCGGCGACTTCATCGCGGACGTGGCGGTTGCTCGGAAGTGGGGGACGCGCTCGTCGCCGATTTCCAATCATTGTCCGGGGTTGGGTTCTCGGCTGATCACAAATGCCAGCGGGTGAGGACAGACTTACCGAAGTTATCTGATATTGGGTAACTCATAGACGCATGCGCACATTGGCCAGGACAATGCCCGGCGCCATTGCCTGCCGGGGTATCCCGCTGAAACGGAAACGGGCCCAGCTCCTGGGGAGCTGGGCCCGTTTGCCTTTTCCGGAGAACGCGGTCAGATGGAGCCGCCCGCCGCCGAAGGCGCGCCGGAGGCGTCGCTCGGGCCGCTGATTTCCCGGGCGACGAATTCCTCCAGGTCGAACAGATTCGACCCGGCGCGGTCGGCGATGTTGAGCAGGGTCGTCATCTTGGCGACTTCCTCGACCTGTTCCTTCAGGAACCACTGCATGAACTGTTCGCCGAGGTAGTCGCCCTCTTCGCGGGCGGTGCTCGCCAACTGGACGATCTGCTCGGTGACGGTCTTCTCCTGGGCGAGCGCCAGCGCGATCGGTTCACGGGCATGGTCGAACCGGGATTTCGCGGCGTCGATGCCGGAAAGTTCGATACTGATATCCCGGTCCAGGAAGTACTGCACGATCATCATCGCGTGGTTGCGTTCTTCGACAGCCTGCGCATAGAACCGCTTGGCCAGCTGCGGCAGATCGGCATTGTCGAACCACACCGCAATCGCGATGTACTGATGCTCGGCATTGAATTCGTGCCGGATCTGATCTTGCAACAGGCTGTGGAATTTGCTGCGGGGGGATTCCGGATGGCTTGACATAGCAGTGACATTAGCGCTGGTCACAGCGCCTGTCATCCAAGTGCAGCCTTATTGAGGCTAGTATTGCCTAATTAATTCTTCAGTGTGCCCGCCATTTTTGGCGCCGTGATATCGGCGCGTGGCCCAGCTCGTAGCTCGCGCGCGACAAACTCTTCGACGTCGAACAGCTGGCCGTCGGCGCGGTCGATCACGGTCAGCAGCGTGGTCATCCCGGCCACGTTCTTCACCTGTTCCTCGAGGAACCATTGGACGAAACGTTCACCCAGATAGTCTCCGGACGTGCGCGCTGCCCGGGCCAGGTCGCTGATCTGCGTGCTCCGGCTCTGCTCGATCTCCAGCAGCAAAGCCAGTGCGGCGCGTGGGTTTTCGAAGGCGGAATGGATCTCCGCCAGCCCGCCGATTCGCACCTCGAGATCGCGGTCGAGCAGATACTGCACCATGCGCAGCGCGTTCGCGTACTGCTCGCGCGAGCGGGTGTAGGCGTGTCCGGCCAGCTGCGGTAACCGTTTCGAGTCGAAGTACACAGCGGCGGCGAGATACTGCTGTGCGGCGGTGAACCCGTGACGGATCTGCGCGCGCAGCAAGTCGGGAAAGGACTGGGCCACATCGGTGTCCGGCATGGCACCGACGCTACCGCGTCAGCAGGTCCTCCGGGACGGGTTGGTCGCCGGCCAGCGCGTCGAAGAACCGGCTCGCCTTGTCCTTGTCCCACAGCAGGACGTTGCCGCTGTCGGTGTCGTCGAATCCTCCGATGGGGACCGCAGTGGTGACCGCGTCGCCTTTCAGCGCCCAGGCCAGTCTGCCCAGGTCCCAGATGTGGTCGCCATTGTCGACCTTCAGTGACTTCGCGGTGTCCGAGGCCAGCGGCCAGAGCTTGAACGGGTTGGCCAGGGTGGCGCCGCTGGTCGCCTTCTCCAGCAGGGCGGCCATGAAGATCCGCTGGTTGTTCATCCGGTCCAGATCGGCGAGCGCGGTGGCGCGGCTGCGCACGAAGCCCAGCGCCTGCGGCCCGTTCAAGCGCTGGCAGCCCGCGGGCAGGTCGATGCCTGCGAGCGGATCGTCGATCGGTTTCGGTACGCAGACGTCGATGCCGCCGAGCGTGTCGACCACGCTGGCGAAGCCGCCGAAGCCGATCTGCGCGTAGTGGTCGAGGCGCAGGCCGGTGGCGATCTCCACGGTCTGTGCCAGCAGGGCCGGGCCCCCGAGGGCGAACGCGGCGTTGAGTTTGTCCTTGCCGTGGCCGGGGATGCTGACGTAGGAATCGCGCGGCAGGCTCACCAAGGTGGTCTTACCCGACTCCGGGACGTGCACCAGGATGATCGTGTCGGTGCGCTCGGGACCCACTTCACCGCCGGTGGCGAGTTCCTGCTCCTGGTCGGGCGTCAGTCCGGCGCGTCCGTCGGAGCCGACCAGCAGCCAGTTCGTACCCGGGGTGTCACCGACCCGCTGGGCGTAGTTCGTCAGCGCGGGGATGCGGTTGAGCGAGCTGTCCAGCTGGATCACGGCGCCGACGGCAGCGAGGACCAGGACCAGCAGGATCACCAGGAACCAGCGGAACGGGTGGCGCTTGCGGCGCGGTCGCGGCGCCCGGGCGGGGCGCGCGCCACGCGGGGGTACCGGCGGCGGACCTTCGCGGTACGGTCGCGGTTGCCGCCTGGGCGCGTGTGGCGGCCCATCGTCGAAGGGGACCGGGCGCTGCGTGGGCGCATGCCGGGGACCCTCGTGATGCGGGACCGGGCGCTGCGTGGGAGCGTGCGTGCGTGGTGGCGGCATGCGCCGTGCCGGTTCGGGCGGGATCTGCGAATATGCCAGCGGCGGCGGATGGGGTGGCCCGTCGCGGCGCACCACCTGGGTGGGCTCGATCGGCGGCGGCGCACCGGGCCCAGGCGCGGGCATGCGGCGCCGCATCGGGGGTTCACCGGGCCTGCCTGGCGGCGGCATCCGGCGCGCTTGCGCGTTGCGCTGGGGGTCGTCGCCGTTCATCACTGAGACTCTACTTATCGGGCGGTCATCGGGTGCCGCGTGTGTACACCGGGGTGGAGACGGTGCTGCTTGGTAATTCGGCAACGGGACCGGGCCGTTAGCGAGCCGGAGGGCACAGTTGCGTTACGGCAGCCACGAAACATGGCCGCGCAGAATGGTATAGCCGATGTAGGCGACCGCATCGATGGTCGCGTGCGCGAGGATGAGCGGCCACAGCCGGTTCGTGCGCTGCCAATAGTGACCGAATATGACGCCCATCACGAAGTTTCCGAGCCCGCCGCCCAGCCCCTGGTACAGGTGGTAGCTCCCGCGCAGCAGCGCCGAGGCCAGCAGCGCCGAGTGCGCCGACCAGCCGAGCTGGCGCAACCGAGTGAGCAGGAACGCCACCACGACCACCTCTTCGGCCACGGCGTTCGCGCAGGCCGACAGGATCAGCGCGGGCAACCTCCACCAGTAGTCGCCGAGCGAGGCGGGCACGATCGTCACGCTGACGCCCAAGGCGTGCGCGACGAGATACAGCCCTAGTCCTGGCAATCCGATGATCGCGGCGAGCGCGATGCCGGGTAGCACGTCCGTACGCCACCGGACCCGGCTCGCCAGCCCGATCAGCCGCGGCCCGATGCCGCCGCGCCACAACAGATACAGCCCCAGCGCTGCCCACGCGACCAGCCGCAGCACCCTGAGCAGCTGAAACAGTAGGTCGATAGTGGACTGGGTGGCCCGCGACGGGTTCAGTGCGATGGTCTGCCCCTCGACCCCGCCGGGTGCCATGGCGCTCTCCACCAGCGACAGCGCCGCGTTCAGCCCGCTGAGGCCGAATGTGACGAGCAGCACGACGGCGATCTCGAGCTTTAGCGCGAACCGTTCCCGATCGGTCGGCTCGACCTCGTCCCACTCGGCACCGGACTTCGCACGCATGCCTCGAATCTATTGCGCCGGCCCTGCGTGGCGCGCGGCACGTCCGCGTCGGAAGGCCGTGACCAGCGGAATCCGGGGTCGGCGTGGCCAACTTCGTTGCGGTGCCGCGTCTGGGGTGATCGACGTGAACGCGCTGGTCGAGCGCCCAGCGCCGGTGCGTGCACTCGGCCGCGGCATCGCTTGACAGTCTCGCCTTTGGTGCGCTGGAGCGGTGGCTACTCGCGCTGATCCGGTGCACCTGCTCGGGGCCGCTGCCGGACGACACGCTCGACCTGTGGTCGTCCGCGAATCTCGCGGCACGATTCGAGTCGGCGGCCGACGATTCGATCGCGGCGGCCACCCAGCTGGCCGCGACGGTGGACCGGATGGACCCCGAGGCCGGCCACATGATCGCGGCAACGCTGTTGCACGGGCCGGAAGGCAGCCGGTTTATGGCACGGTCTGCTCAGCCATGTCAGCGGCCTGCGAATAGGGATCGACGGGGGCGTGCCTGGTCGACGAGACCGGTAGGAGCTGCTGCGGCCGACTTCGTGAACCGGGCGAATCAGATCCGGCGTAGGCCGTTGAGGAACGGGCAGCCCGCCAGGGTGCGCACGGCTCGGCTGAGCGCCTCGATGTCGTCGGCCGGGGCGCTGAACGGCAGGCGGAAGTCGTGGTCGCCGTCGTGTCCTTCGACGCGCAGGGTGAGCCCGTAACGGTCGATGGCCAGCGGGTGCACGATGCCGTGTTGCAGGCGCGGCGGCAGGTGCCTGGCCAGCTGGGCGACCACGTCGGCGTGATCGGCCTGCATGTGCTGCAGCCACGCGGATTCCATGGCGCAGAACGGATCCGGCTGCGCCAGCCGCAACTCGTCGCTGCTCACCGATTCCGCGCCGGTCGAGTCGGCCACCACCGCGGAGCTGATCACCAGTCGCAGCAGGGTTGCGCCGAAGCCGACGTCGAGCAGTCCGGGATGCGGGTTCTCCTTCGCCACTTCGGTGGCCAGAGCGCGCTGCGCTCGGGTGGGCACCGCACGCACCCAGCCGCGCAGCCAGACCAATGCGCGCACCGGCTCCCGCAACGGCAGGGGCGCGTGGTCGGTGAGTTCCAGCACTGCGGTCGCCCCGTTCTCGCCGGAGTTGCCGGCCAGGATCGCCGCGACCGACGCGGTCGGCACCGCGATCACCGCGTCGCCACAAGGCCGCACATGGTGCACCGACGCGGCCGTCGGATCGATGCCCGGCATGGCGAGTACCGCCTGCTCCGCGTGCACGCACGCGCTGCGCACCCGCTCGGCGGTGGACGGTGCGACGGTCAGGGTCGGACGCGGCATGCAAAACCTCCGGTGCTCGGTCGCGTTACATTAGGTTACCCTAAGCTAAGTGACATAGCCTGGTTCCGCAAGTGTTTCGCTCGGCCTGAGCACACCGCAGTCCGCGGCCCGGAAGTCGGCGTGGCGAAGCGGAAGGAGGTCCGTGACCCGCCCGGGCAGCGCCTTCGTGGCGGGCGCATCGTCCGATGCGGGTGCGCTGGCCATCGCGGGTGAGGGCGATCAGGGATTGTTACGGTGAGGGCGTGTCGGAAAGGACGGAAGCCGGGGAACCGGTGCTGATGACATTGTCGACGCCCCCGCGGCGCAGCCTGGTCGACGGGTTGGTCCGCAACATCGGCGCAAGCGCCGCGGCGCCGATCCTCGAACTGGAGGCCCCGGACGCCCACATCGCCGACTTCCTCGCGGCGGCGGCGCACTCCGGTACCGGCTTCGTCGCACGAACCTCCTCCGGTCAGCGCGCGGTGGCCATCGTCGCCGCCACGGCCGCCGCCCTGTGCGGCGACGACATCCGCACCGCCCTGAGCACGCCCGACATCGCGTTCCTGAGTTCGCTGAAACCACCGGCGGTCGAGGCCGTCAGATCGGTCCTGCTCGCCATCGAAAGCGAGGAAGCCGACCAGGTGATCGACGCATTGCGTGTGCTCAACGGATGCTGAGCCCGCGCCCGGGGAGCGCGAAATACCCGCCGTGCGCCGGCCCGGCAGTCGCAATCCGTGGGGAGCGGCGGGGCTCGCAAGTAATCTCGTAACCGTGCCGCGAATCGCGTACTTCGGGCCGTCCGGAACCTTCACCGAGATGGCCCTCGCTCAACTCGAATCCTCGGGAGCCTTCGACCGGCCCGTGGAGCGGGTCGCCGCGCCCAGCCAGGGTGCCGCGCTGGACCTGATCCGCTCCGGCGACGTGGACGGCGCGGTGGTGCCGATCGAGAGTTCCATCGAAGGGTCGATCTCGGCGACGCTCGACTCCCTGGCAATCGGCCCGCGTCTGCAGATCGTCGCCGAGACCGAGCTCGAGGTGAGCTTCACGATCCTCGGCAAGCCGGGGACGACCCTGGCGGACGCGCAGACCCTGGCCGCATACCCGGTGGCTGCCGCCCAAGTGCGGCTGTGGGTTGCACGGCACCTGCCGCACGCGCGGTCCTATACGTCGGCGTCCAATGCCGCGGCGGCCGAAGACGTGGTCGCGGGCCACGCGGATGCCGCCGTCTCCACCGCGCTGGCGGGGGAACGGCTCGGGCTGATCGCACTGGCCTCCGGCGTCGCCGATCACGAGCAAGCGATCACGCGGTTCGTGCTGTGCACCCACCCCACCGTGGCGCCGCCCGCCACCGGCGCGGACCGCACGTCCATCGTGCTGGAGCTGCCCAACGAGCCGGGTTCGCTGATGCGCGCGTTCGCCGAGTTCGCCACGCGCGGAATAGATCTGACCAGGATCGAGTCCCGGCCCACCCGGACCGGTATGGGCACGTACCGTTTCTATCTCGACTGCGTGGGGCATATCGACGACACGGCGGTGGCCGAGGCGCTCAAGGCGCTGCACCGCACGGCGCGGATCCGCTTCCTCGGGTCGTGGCCGGCGACTTCGGCAACCGGCGCGCCGCCACCATCGGACGAAGCTGCGGCGGAGTGGTTGATTCAGTTGAGAAAGGGGATGGCGGACCTATGACCGGCAGGTTGATTCTGGTCCGGCACGGTGAGACCGAAGGAAACGTCGCCAAGCTGCTGGACACCAGGGTGCCGGGACTGCCGTTGACGGAACGCGGTGCGGCACAGGCGAAGACGTTCGGCGAGAGTCTGCTTCGGCCGCCGAAGGTGCTGTTCTCCTCGGTGGCGCTGCGAGCACGGCAGACCGCGAGCTACATCGAGGCCGCCACCGGCGTGGCTGCCATGGTGCTCGACGGCCTGCACGAGGTACAGGCCGGTGATCTGGAAGGACAGCACAGCGAAGAAGCCCATCAGACCTTCCAGCGGATCTATCGCGCCTGGCACGAGGGCGATCTCGCGCTGCGCGTGCCCGGTGGAGAATCCGCCCAGGATGTCCTGGACCGCTTTCTGCCGGCGATCGCGGAGGTGCGGGCTACCTACCTGGCGCCCGACGACGGTGCGGGCGATGTAATGGTGGTCAGTCACGGCGCCGCCATGCGGCTCGTCGGTCGCACGCTCGCCGGTGTGCAACCCCCGTTCACGACGAACAACCACCTGGACAACACCGAAACCATCGAGTTGGTCCCGATGCCCGACGGCGGCTGGGAGTGCATTCGCTGGGGCCGGTTCACACCGCCGTTCGGATACGACGTCGCGCCGACCTCCGACGACCCGATGGGTTAGCGAGGGCGGACGGCCCCGCTCAGGACAGCTTCGGATTCCGCGGGAAATCTTCGCGTTCCGGCAGCGAGTTGATCAGATCCTGCACCGCCGTGCGCAATCGTGCGGTGGTTCCGCTGCTGAGCGAACTCCACTTCACGCCGTCGTCGGACTTGCTCGCGGTCATGATGAATCGCCCT carries:
- a CDS encoding DUF5926 family protein; this encodes MGKSKRNSPKPGGNRAQRLAERRAAQEQAAQAVTRPFEGLAAECDLVALREFVPSATARLTLSPSVAAERPVVLATVLPGAVAALVRAGDEPSGYVGAQVQFQGADPAADLAAAILWTQSAEPGDSLTSVESVSGGPRLADVIEPAAALDVTVHQDFDWWVPEGVEPDQQVAATIEQAEQAIMPSARLALDPDAIGAAWWVHAGEKAHIRWVRPEDEDDLMLALARVHAGGGLHLGEGSRFAGSFRTHGVLVPVFDLDPERHSDEWVKPAVEFGARLSEALATDAPLTADERRSRDGLRSRQVTLR
- a CDS encoding histidine phosphatase family protein is translated as MTGRLILVRHGETEGNVAKLLDTRVPGLPLTERGAAQAKTFGESLLRPPKVLFSSVALRARQTASYIEAATGVAAMVLDGLHEVQAGDLEGQHSEEAHQTFQRIYRAWHEGDLALRVPGGESAQDVLDRFLPAIAEVRATYLAPDDGAGDVMVVSHGAAMRLVGRTLAGVQPPFTTNNHLDNTETIELVPMPDGGWECIRWGRFTPPFGYDVAPTSDDPMG
- a CDS encoding LCP family protein, with protein sequence MNGDDPQRNAQARRMPPPGRPGEPPMRRRMPAPGPGAPPPIEPTQVVRRDGPPHPPPLAYSQIPPEPARRMPPPRTHAPTQRPVPHHEGPRHAPTQRPVPFDDGPPHAPRRQPRPYREGPPPVPPRGARPARAPRPRRKRHPFRWFLVILLVLVLAAVGAVIQLDSSLNRIPALTNYAQRVGDTPGTNWLLVGSDGRAGLTPDQEQELATGGEVGPERTDTIILVHVPESGKTTLVSLPRDSYVSIPGHGKDKLNAAFALGGPALLAQTVEIATGLRLDHYAQIGFGGFASVVDTLGGIDVCVPKPIDDPLAGIDLPAGCQRLNGPQALGFVRSRATALADLDRMNNQRIFMAALLEKATSGATLANPFKLWPLASDTAKSLKVDNGDHIWDLGRLAWALKGDAVTTAVPIGGFDDTDSGNVLLWDKDKASRFFDALAGDQPVPEDLLTR
- a CDS encoding ferritin, which codes for MPDTDVAQSFPDLLRAQIRHGFTAAQQYLAAAVYFDSKRLPQLAGHAYTRSREQYANALRMVQYLLDRDLEVRIGGLAEIHSAFENPRAALALLLEIEQSRSTQISDLARAARTSGDYLGERFVQWFLEEQVKNVAGMTTLLTVIDRADGQLFDVEEFVARELRAGPRADITAPKMAGTLKN
- a CDS encoding ferritin, whose protein sequence is MSSHPESPRSKFHSLLQDQIRHEFNAEHQYIAIAVWFDNADLPQLAKRFYAQAVEERNHAMMIVQYFLDRDISIELSGIDAAKSRFDHAREPIALALAQEKTVTEQIVQLASTAREEGDYLGEQFMQWFLKEQVEEVAKMTTLLNIADRAGSNLFDLEEFVAREISGPSDASGAPSAAGGSI
- a CDS encoding DUF2470 domain-containing protein — its product is MPRPTLTVAPSTAERVRSACVHAEQAVLAMPGIDPTAASVHHVRPCGDAVIAVPTASVAAILAGNSGENGATAVLELTDHAPLPLREPVRALVWLRGWVRAVPTRAQRALATEVAKENPHPGLLDVGFGATLLRLVISSAVVADSTGAESVSSDELRLAQPDPFCAMESAWLQHMQADHADVVAQLARHLPPRLQHGIVHPLAIDRYGLTLRVEGHDGDHDFRLPFSAPADDIEALSRAVRTLAGCPFLNGLRRI
- a CDS encoding CPBP family intramembrane glutamic endopeptidase is translated as MRAKSGAEWDEVEPTDRERFALKLEIAVVLLVTFGLSGLNAALSLVESAMAPGGVEGQTIALNPSRATQSTIDLLFQLLRVLRLVAWAALGLYLLWRGGIGPRLIGLASRVRWRTDVLPGIALAAIIGLPGLGLYLVAHALGVSVTIVPASLGDYWWRLPALILSACANAVAEEVVVVAFLLTRLRQLGWSAHSALLASALLRGSYHLYQGLGGGLGNFVMGVIFGHYWQRTNRLWPLILAHATIDAVAYIGYTILRGHVSWLP
- a CDS encoding DUF4328 domain-containing protein; translated protein: MLLSPAPIDAPADRRNYRWVARKPDHRTRAQPPGTPPAAARTPRYAQMPRWGLIDSPPQNGAAPRRPLGRLTDSATKLLAATAAVFVLAALAELARYAVLLRNRTRLIHPGVLFASDALVVLAGVFALVFALLAAIGTLGRLIEIRQAVYAEAGQRDPRSPRVLAFGCLVPVVNLLWPGIFLTEVAALRGDPRSRRAIRIWWAAWVVGGGVALAALLWRNADSLQVKADGVLFTAFADAIAAVVALLTLWVLRTIDGRDLLGRSRSARRWLIAVDPAVPVIEPVHPGGTADSAPQTTAAPAHENNGAGDREQEEVMAK
- a CDS encoding glycerophosphodiester phosphodiesterase, with amino-acid sequence MSQGNRAPFVVAHRGASAARPEHTLAAYELALQEGADGVECDVRLTRDGHLVCVHDRTVDRTSSGSGLVSEMTLDELRELDFGADGAPASVLTLSELISLVLDWRSRPTKLFIETKHPVRYGALVENKLLAELQRFGIATPASADHSRAVVMSFAATAVWRIRRAAPLLPTVLLGESSRYLGGSAATTVGATAVGPSVKTLREHPELVDKAAAAGRATYCWTVDEPGDIQLCADLGVSWIATNHPGRTKSLLDAA
- the pheA gene encoding prephenate dehydratase, whose product is MPRIAYFGPSGTFTEMALAQLESSGAFDRPVERVAAPSQGAALDLIRSGDVDGAVVPIESSIEGSISATLDSLAIGPRLQIVAETELEVSFTILGKPGTTLADAQTLAAYPVAAAQVRLWVARHLPHARSYTSASNAAAAEDVVAGHADAAVSTALAGERLGLIALASGVADHEQAITRFVLCTHPTVAPPATGADRTSIVLELPNEPGSLMRAFAEFATRGIDLTRIESRPTRTGMGTYRFYLDCVGHIDDTAVAEALKALHRTARIRFLGSWPATSATGAPPPSDEAAAEWLIQLRKGMADL